GCCACCGGGTAACAGCATGGTGCAGCGGGCCAATTCCCTGCGCCCAAGCGATCGTTATCTTTCCTAGCCGTTGTGCCAACATCATCAATCCAGCGTAGTAGAAAGGGCTTGCGAGGCTAGTAGCATCTTGCATCAAGCTGCCGCCTCCCCAAACTAATCCGTCGGCTTGATAAATAGCTCGTACCACTTCTCGCAGAGATTTACGTCTACAAGTTGCCACTCCATAGCGCTTCTCTGTCTCGAAGGGGTTACCTGACAACACAACTGGCGTTACAGTTGCTGGCAAGTTTTGCAACAACGAAGCTAGCAATGCTTCATCGCCCCCGTTCCCCATACCGTAATAGCCAGACAACACAACCCGCATAGATGCCTAGCCATCCTTTAGCGTTTGTTACCTGTTGATGCAAGGGCAGGTGTCGGCTTTTTCTCTTGAGTTAATGCCGCAACTGCCAATGTGACCACTAGGATACCAAGCATTTGCACAGGGCCTAATCTGCTTTGAGGGCTGGGAGTTAACACAAAGGCCAAAACTGCGGTTAGCACAGGGCCTGCCGATGAGAAAATGGCAGTGCGCGATGGCCCTAAAACCTTAGTGCCTAGGTTGTTGGCAAGGTAGCCAATTAGTGTCAGCACACCCAACACTAAAGCACCAGCCAAAATGCCACCCCATTTGCCCTGAGTAACTTGTAGCTTGTACTCTGGTGGCAAAGGTAACCATAGGCTAATGGCTGCTAGAAACAAAATGGTTGTAAACTGTACCAGACTCAGCGACACCGGATGCAAGATCTGCTTTTTGAAGCACTGTCCCATGGTGATTAGATAGAAGGCAAAGGCTATTCCAGAAGCCACAGCAATCAAAATATCTCCCAGAGAGGAGCCAGTTTTTAGGGTTAAGCGAGGCAGCGCAGTGAGAATAACCCCTAAAGCCACAGATATGACTACAGCCCAGCGCAGTCTAGTCGGTCGATCGCCCAATAGCCACCACGACAGAGGAATCGTGAACATGGGATACATGAACAGAATCGTAACAGCGACTCCAGCACCAATTTTGGCGATCGCGATATAAATCAACACTTGGGACACAAATAGACAAGCCCCACTGCCAATCACCAGCCATAGGGAGCCTTTGTCACGAGATTTCAAAAACCGCTCCAAATCCCTCCAAACGTTAGGATAAAGGCGTGGCGCTACCCATGCTAAACAGGGCACCACCACCATCATGCGCAACAGCAAGATGAGCAGTGAATTACCAATAACTAGGTTGATATAGGGGCCAAACTGGAGTGCTTCAATGCCAAATAACTTGCCGCCAAAGCCAATAATGCTGACCACCACGTTATGAATCGACAACCCCAGGGTAGAAATTA
This genomic stretch from Cyanobacteriota bacterium harbors:
- a CDS encoding DMT family transporter; protein product: LRTLRSLQQDFTSYEGLLPKQLSRMQDIEAQGKAILDALLARLDAETRRRGEADSHSNYSPPQGYTYPPVTNGQTTPHQSLESSPVQPYDRTSLVSPPTIGSARVEPQLPPMGDHLPPRPIAPADSRPSTMIQGIWLMLISTLGLSIHNVVVSIIGFGGKLFGIEALQFGPYINLVIGNSLLILLLRMMVVVPCLAWVAPRLYPNVWRDLERFLKSRDKGSLWLVIGSGACLFVSQVLIYIAIAKIGAGVAVTILFMYPMFTIPLSWWLLGDRPTRLRWAVVISVALGVILTALPRLTLKTGSSLGDILIAVASGIAFAFYLITMGQCFKKQILHPVSLSLVQFTTILFLAAISLWLPLPPEYKLQVTQGKWGGILAGALVLGVLTLIGYLANNLGTKVLGPSRTAIFSSAGPVLTAVLAFVLTPSPQSRLGPVQMLGILVVTLAVAALTQEKKPTPALASTGNKR